The window TTTATTCGTTAGTTAAGAAAAAACTCACCTTTATCGTTAAGGATGAATCATTTGTAACAACAATTTAATGAAACTTGTACTTTTTGGAATCAAGATGAATTCTTTTTCAACTGCAATATAAAAAagcaataatttattattgatcCATCCATATTTTATGTCTTATATTCTACAGATTTTAACCACATAActccattttttatttgaatgaaaatgaAATCCTTAAACTATacgatattataatattatatgttagAATAACTAGATTTAAAACGATGTTTCATAACTTACATCTATGATAAATTGCTCTTATAGATGAAATGATTGATTAGATCTACGAACAATACAAATTTCACGGCAATTGGATGATTCGATTGTCGAAGAGAGGCAATTGAAGATTGAGTAAATTTTGGTGTATAAAAAATTACACCTTTCATacaatataaaaagaaaatacgTCTTTTTACTTCAAAAGGACATCAATTGTAAACATGTATAATTTGAAAAgtgtagaaaataatattttactcaCCTCTTTAAAATGTTTTAGGGACTAGTTGTAATCCAAAACTCAGTGTATGAATGTCATTTAATGAGTAAATGCCTGCACCATATGTAAATGAACATTAagtaaaaaatcattataaataaatttgtaagtCTAATAAGTCTAAGTTTACATTAATACCTTCTtgttatataaactaaaaatctTTATTTGTTTGTATTATAAACATTATTCCTTCCAAGATTCCGCACAAGCTTAATACAtaaatcctaaaataaaataaaataagtaaaagaaataatcaaacaacaaacataaatttaacaacaaattaattaataaaataccgTTTATGATCAATGTACGGAAATAAAGGAGCGCCTATGCGTTATTTTGGGAGGTAGAAGGATTCTCGCTCCTACCGACGATGAACTGATGTTGTAGAAGCATATTTGCGCTCCATCTTTTCTTTGGATCTTTAGTTGTGCACCTCTTCCAAAAATCGAAAGCCTCTTTGGACATTTTACTTCgctttattagtttaataagaTTTTGGTTCATATTTTTGCATTTCCATTGCGGCGTTGATGTGATCATTTCAAAGAAGGAGCATCCCAATGCCCAAATATCGGTAGAAGTATCATATTCTCCATCGTTTAATGTCTCAGGAGGCATATAATGAGGAGTACCTAGCGTCATTCCTGGAAGATTGAATGGCTGAATAGTCATACCAAAGTCTCCTATTTTGGCTTTCTCGTCGACCATTAATATGTTTTCCGGTTTTATATCACAATGAACGTATCCACTCTCATGGATGTAGCGCAGACCCTTTAAAATGGAAAGTGTATATTCCTTTGCTTCAATTTCGGAGATTCCGTTGTATTTAGATGTCTTTGATGATTGAATGCGGTCGTGCAAAGTGCCGCCCGAGGCGTACTCCAAGaagatatttgtaaaaaaatttgtGCCTTCAACGGTGAAATCATAACCATATAGACGAATAATATGCGGGCATTCTTTAAATTTAGAGAGAATATCCCTTTCGTGTAGGAGAGATGATGAATTTTCGTACTCCGCGGATTTAACTGCCATTATTGAAATAGACGGATAGAGACAATGTCCTTCTAATGGACGGCCTAGatagacaactccataactGCCTTCGCCCAATTTTTCGAGTCTCTCCCACAAAGACATTATTATTCCTTTCAAAGTAAAACATAATTACgattaagagagaaataacGAATTATTCAAATACACGAACAAATAcgttgaaaaaaataatcacaTACCAATTGACGCAATGTACCGAAAAATCAAAAGAGAACGGATTGAGTTGAGTGTTTTAGAAATTTTGGGAAGAGGAATGTGTGTGATGAATTTTTTCTTGAATTGACTTGATTGggatagttttataaaaaataaaatagatttgaaaCAGTAAAAAGCTAATTATTAggaagaaatattttataataaaagatttattatatttaaataaagaaaataaaaaataaaaatttttgtaatttattaaataaaatagatttgaaaCAATAAAAGCTAATTAATAGGATGaaagattttataataaaagagttattatatttaaataaagaaaataaaaaataaaaaattttgtaatttattaaataaaatagatttgaaacaataaactaattaataggttgaaagattttataataaaagattaataaaaaaaaccataAAATTGTAATAGGCATAAATTTAGGAGGACTAATATTCTTCGACTAAGTCTTTGCAAGTAAAACATGGCAAAAAAAGGCTTTCTTTCACAATTGACCCCGAGACTAATTAAGATTTTTCTTCTAGAGAGAAAGAGATTGAAACCAGTTTCCTCTTAGTTTGTTTAGCGTTGTCTTAATTAGTAGATCTATCTAGCTATCTATTTGTTTCTCCCACAGAAAACTTTgcatttacaaataattaattagcaaaaataaatcatcaaaaacaaATTTGGTGGCTTCTCAGATCCGTGTTTAATGTAGATTTTAAACACTGAATCAGTTCTTGGCACGTGAATACATAAAATGTCACCAACTACATCACCAACATTGATGCAATCTCTATCAATTGTGTGTCCAACAGcatcataatttaaataaatcctaATGGGTTTATTCACTTGCTTCTTTTCTTGGGCAGTTGAGAATCCAAGTAAAGTTCTTCCTTTTCGGTGAAGGGGCTTAGAGACTTCTTCTGCCTGATCATAAACTTGTGGTGTGACCGAATAGATCTTGTTACCCGGTCGCCTTCTTTGTTTGAGTATTTCGTCGTGAATACAAGAATGCAATGATATTATATTGTTATCGTGAGTTGTTTCTGTTTCTGTTTCTGGCCATGGATGGTATTCTTGGTCTACTGAACAAAGTGTTTCCAGCGACAAAATCAGTAACATCTGCAAAAATTATGTGGTTTATCATCTACACTACTTAAGTTCAATGGAAGATTCCAAGTATCCATTATTCAATTAGTTCATTGGATCAAACCAGTTAATGACATTATCTATATTTTACATCCATGAAGTTCTAACATAAAAGA of the Impatiens glandulifera unplaced genomic scaffold, dImpGla2.1, whole genome shotgun sequence genome contains:
- the LOC124918392 gene encoding mitogen-activated protein kinase kinase kinase 20-like; protein product: MRLFQLTVFILQMLLILSLETLCSVDQEYHPWPETETETTHDNNIISLHSCIHDEILKQRRRPGNKIYSVTPQVYDQAEEVSKPLHRKGRTLLGFSTAQEKKQVNKPIRIYLNYDAVGHTIDRDCINVGDVVGIIMSLWERLEKLGEGSYGVVYLGRPLEGHCLYPSISIMAVKSAEYENSSSLLHERDILSKFKECPHIIRLYGYDFTVEGTNFFTNIFLEYASGGTLHDRIQSSKTSKYNGISEIEAKEYTLSILKGLRYIHESGYVHCDIKPENILMVDEKAKIGDFGMTIQPFNLPGMTLGTPHYMPPETLNDGEYDTSTDIWALGCSFFEMITSTPQWKCKNMNQNLIKLIKRSKMSKEAFDFWKRCTTKDPKKRWSANMLLQHQFIVGRSENPSTSQNNA